A single region of the Opitutus sp. genome encodes:
- the nuoK gene encoding NADH-quinone oxidoreductase subunit NuoK, with protein MSSLHLCLLISSALFCIGLTGALARSNTILVLLGIELMLNAANINFIAFWRFGPSPAPASGVIFVLFSIAVAAAEAAVGLALIIAVYRHQKSVRLQDATCLKG; from the coding sequence ATGAGCTCACTTCACCTTTGCCTGCTCATTTCGAGCGCCTTGTTTTGCATCGGCCTCACCGGCGCGCTCGCCCGTAGCAACACCATCCTCGTGCTGCTCGGCATCGAGCTGATGCTCAACGCGGCCAACATCAACTTCATCGCCTTCTGGCGCTTTGGCCCGTCGCCCGCGCCGGCCAGCGGGGTGATCTTCGTGCTGTTTTCCATCGCCGTCGCCGCAGCTGAGGCGGCCGTGGGGCTCGCTCTGATCATCGCGGTGTATCGCCACCAGAAGTCCGTCCGCCTCCAAGACGCCACCTGCCTGAAAGGCTGA
- a CDS encoding NADH-quinone oxidoreductase subunit D, translating to MNPSGNSCGSIPAASPFAPVAGPIIRSVNDPFHGDLLEVSMGPQHPSTHGVFRMVATLDGELIVKLKPVFGYLHRNHEKIAENTSYLASMPYTDRLDYLCSLSTNWAYAFAAEKLLGQPVPDRAQYLRIILAEMTRLVNHACLVGFLFNDLGTSFTPLLYAFREREKIIDLFESLTGSRMMCNYQRFGGCRVDPTPEWLEAARKLVENFPRFLDEYERMLTGNEIMLARTQGIGRVTPAQAINAGITGPVLRACGVDYDIRKVDAYGFYSRFDFRVPLGDHGDTYDRYMIRILEMRESVKILAQAFRDLPAGPIMDSKAKQRGHRPKAGEAYGRIEGPKGEIGFHLISDGSPNPYRYRVRPPSLINLTLLEDMCLGHTLADSVVILGSIDIVLGEVDR from the coding sequence ATGAACCCTTCCGGCAATTCCTGCGGCTCCATCCCCGCCGCCTCGCCCTTCGCCCCTGTCGCCGGCCCGATCATACGATCGGTAAACGACCCGTTTCACGGCGATTTGTTGGAGGTCTCGATGGGGCCGCAGCACCCGTCCACCCACGGCGTTTTCCGCATGGTAGCCACCCTCGACGGTGAGTTGATCGTTAAGCTGAAACCGGTGTTTGGATACCTGCACCGCAACCACGAGAAAATCGCCGAGAACACCAGTTATCTGGCGTCGATGCCCTACACCGACCGGCTCGACTACCTGTGCTCGCTCTCGACCAACTGGGCCTACGCCTTCGCGGCCGAGAAACTCCTCGGCCAGCCCGTGCCCGACCGCGCCCAGTACCTGCGCATCATCCTGGCCGAGATGACCCGCCTGGTGAACCACGCGTGTTTGGTCGGCTTTCTTTTTAACGACCTCGGTACCTCGTTCACCCCGTTGCTCTACGCCTTCCGCGAGCGCGAAAAGATCATCGACCTGTTCGAGTCGCTCACCGGCTCGCGCATGATGTGCAACTACCAGCGCTTCGGCGGTTGCCGTGTGGATCCGACGCCGGAGTGGCTCGAAGCCGCCCGCAAACTGGTGGAGAACTTCCCGCGCTTCCTCGACGAGTACGAGCGCATGCTCACCGGTAACGAGATCATGCTCGCCCGCACCCAGGGCATCGGCCGCGTCACCCCCGCGCAGGCGATCAACGCCGGTATCACCGGCCCCGTCCTACGCGCCTGCGGCGTCGATTACGACATCCGCAAGGTCGACGCCTACGGTTTCTATTCACGCTTCGATTTCCGCGTGCCGCTCGGTGACCACGGCGACACTTACGACCGCTACATGATCCGCATTTTGGAAATGCGTGAGTCGGTCAAAATCCTCGCCCAGGCCTTCCGCGATTTGCCCGCCGGCCCGATCATGGATTCCAAGGCCAAGCAGCGCGGACACCGCCCCAAAGCCGGCGAAGCCTACGGCCGCATCGAGGGGCCCAAGGGAGAGATCGGCTTCCACCTGATCAGCGACGGCAGCCCCAATCCCTACCGTTACCGCGTGCGCCCGCCCTCCCTTATCAACCTCACGCTGCTCGAAGACATGTGCCTCGGGCACACCCTCGCCGACTCCGTGGTGATCCTCGGCAGCATCGACATCGTCCTTGGCGAAGTGGACCGCTAG
- a CDS encoding TonB-dependent receptor — translation MTLTVRLCLLLAAAGPVLAYAQTPPPAPLPATPSAAPTAAQLATSEAEPVTLAPFVTTASPYARSQAELTSATTVLDGQALALRQQPTLGETLAGLPGISASYFGPGASRPVIRGLDSNRVRILQNGLDTLDASSTSPDHAVSVEPFLVKRIEVVRGPAALLYGSAAVGGVVNVIDHRMETELPANPVTGTLESRYDTNASGIANGGTVDIALAPDRVNKSGFVLHLDGFRREADDVRVPGRAAPGDATTENHIPNTSLQSQGGSGGLSYVSPDFNAGLNYNGFDTTYGVPNERTVSVELTQRRWDFAADLKREFGIFTGARTKLGTADYQHVEMDGGTPGTTFTNTGYNGRVELLHAPLAGFTGAFGTEVGASDFSAVGDEAYMPTNQTQNYALFIFEEAKTGAFTWQTGARYETRAIEAEQFDSALFLNNTGGHPTRTYAARTDDRDTLCLSGGVIRTLTPAYALAFNLTHTTRAPNAQELYADGPHLATDAYEVGDASLADERALGAELSLRKTKGFMTGALTGFVTQFNNYIYQNDTGTTVDYLNTPGDTTDDLSEFRFIQRDARFYGVELETAFHLIAETRHTLDLRLNADHTRAQETDGPDLPRIAPVKGLIALDWTRGPWSAGTDLQLAASQSQRAPGETPTDGYALLGVSLGYRLETRFATYDFFIRGSNLTDESARNATSFANIKDIAPLPGRAVTFGVRAAF, via the coding sequence ATGACTTTAACTGTCCGCCTTTGCCTCCTTCTCGCTGCCGCCGGCCCTGTGCTGGCCTACGCCCAAACGCCGCCCCCGGCCCCGCTTCCCGCAACACCCAGCGCGGCCCCGACCGCAGCTCAGCTCGCCACGTCCGAAGCGGAACCGGTCACCCTCGCGCCCTTCGTCACCACCGCCTCGCCCTACGCCCGCAGCCAGGCCGAGCTCACCTCCGCCACCACCGTGCTCGACGGCCAGGCGCTCGCCCTGCGCCAACAGCCCACCCTCGGCGAAACCCTCGCCGGCCTGCCCGGCATCAGCGCCAGTTACTTCGGCCCCGGCGCCAGCCGCCCGGTCATCCGCGGCCTCGACTCGAACCGCGTGCGCATCCTCCAAAACGGCCTCGATACCCTCGACGCCTCCTCCACCAGCCCCGACCACGCCGTGAGCGTTGAGCCCTTCCTCGTCAAACGCATCGAAGTGGTGCGCGGGCCCGCCGCCCTGCTCTACGGGTCGGCCGCCGTCGGTGGCGTGGTCAACGTGATCGACCACCGCATGGAAACCGAGCTGCCTGCCAACCCAGTCACCGGCACCTTGGAAAGCCGCTACGACACCAACGCCTCCGGCATTGCCAACGGCGGCACCGTTGACATCGCCCTCGCCCCCGACCGGGTTAACAAATCCGGCTTCGTCCTGCACCTCGACGGCTTCCGCCGCGAGGCCGACGATGTACGCGTACCCGGCCGCGCCGCGCCCGGCGACGCCACCACCGAGAACCACATCCCCAATACCTCGCTGCAAAGCCAGGGCGGCTCCGGCGGCCTCTCCTACGTGAGCCCTGACTTCAACGCCGGGCTCAACTACAACGGCTTCGACACCACCTATGGCGTGCCCAACGAACGCACCGTGTCCGTCGAGCTCACCCAGCGCCGCTGGGACTTCGCCGCCGACCTTAAACGTGAATTTGGCATCTTTACCGGCGCGCGCACCAAGTTGGGCACCGCCGACTACCAGCACGTCGAAATGGACGGCGGCACTCCCGGCACCACGTTTACCAACACCGGCTACAACGGCCGCGTCGAACTGCTCCACGCCCCGCTGGCCGGCTTTACCGGCGCCTTCGGCACCGAGGTGGGCGCCAGCGACTTCAGCGCCGTCGGCGATGAAGCCTACATGCCGACCAACCAGACCCAGAACTACGCCCTCTTCATCTTCGAGGAAGCCAAGACCGGCGCCTTCACCTGGCAGACCGGCGCCCGCTACGAGACGCGTGCGATTGAGGCTGAGCAATTTGATAGCGCCCTTTTTCTTAACAATACCGGGGGGCATCCGACCCGCACCTACGCGGCCCGCACCGACGACCGCGACACCCTTTGCCTTTCCGGCGGGGTGATTCGCACGCTCACCCCGGCCTACGCCCTCGCATTTAACCTCACTCACACCACCCGCGCACCCAACGCCCAGGAGCTCTACGCCGACGGCCCCCACCTCGCCACCGACGCCTACGAAGTCGGCGACGCCAGCCTTGCGGACGAACGCGCGCTCGGGGCCGAACTCAGCCTGCGCAAAACCAAGGGCTTTATGACCGGCGCGCTCACCGGCTTCGTTACCCAGTTTAACAACTACATCTACCAAAACGATACCGGCACCACGGTCGATTATCTCAACACCCCCGGCGACACCACCGACGACCTGTCGGAATTCCGCTTCATCCAACGCGACGCCCGCTTCTACGGCGTGGAGCTGGAGACCGCGTTTCACCTGATCGCCGAAACCCGCCACACCCTCGACCTGCGCCTCAACGCCGATCACACCCGCGCCCAGGAAACCGACGGCCCCGACCTGCCGCGGATTGCCCCGGTTAAAGGCCTGATCGCCCTCGACTGGACGCGTGGCCCGTGGAGCGCCGGCACCGACCTGCAACTGGCCGCCAGCCAAAGCCAACGCGCCCCCGGCGAGACCCCGACCGACGGTTATGCGCTGCTCGGCGTGTCGCTCGGCTACCGCCTGGAAACCCGCTTCGCGACCTACGATTTCTTTATTCGAGGCAGCAACCTGACCGACGAGTCGGCGCGTAACGCGACGAGCTTTGCCAACATCAAAGACATCGCCCCGCTCCCCGGCCGGGCGGTGACCTTCGGGGTGCGCGCCGCCTTCTAA
- a CDS encoding SAM-dependent methyltransferase yields the protein MPLEIAQAITASRLTELRALLAPLLQTQLPLTLEIGSGHGHYLTAYAEAHPQKFCIGIDIIGDRLERSARKSTRAALTNIAWVHAEVTLFLEALPADTRLAEIFLLFSDPWPKRRHCKNRVLQTEFLTLLASRAGEGARFCFRTDHVEYFDYAQKIAVAHADWQVAEEVWPFELASVFQDRAENGHQSFIARRRAG from the coding sequence ATGCCGCTGGAAATCGCCCAAGCCATCACCGCCTCCCGTCTCACCGAGTTGCGCGCCCTCCTCGCTCCGCTCTTGCAGACCCAACTGCCGCTCACCCTGGAAATCGGCAGCGGCCACGGCCACTACTTGACCGCCTACGCCGAGGCCCACCCGCAAAAGTTCTGCATCGGCATCGACATCATCGGCGACCGCCTCGAGCGCTCCGCGCGTAAATCCACCCGCGCCGCCCTCACCAATATCGCCTGGGTCCACGCCGAGGTGACGCTTTTCCTAGAGGCGCTGCCCGCCGACACCCGCCTCGCGGAGATTTTCCTGCTGTTTTCCGATCCCTGGCCCAAGCGCCGGCACTGTAAAAACCGGGTGTTGCAGACCGAGTTTTTAACCTTGTTGGCGAGTCGGGCAGGGGAGGGTGCCCGCTTCTGTTTCCGCACGGACCATGTGGAGTATTTCGACTACGCGCAGAAAATTGCGGTGGCTCACGCCGACTGGCAGGTGGCCGAGGAGGTTTGGCCCTTCGAGCTGGCTTCGGTGTTTCAAGACCGCGCCGAGAACGGCCACCAGTCCTTCATCGCCCGCCGCCGAGCGGGATAG
- a CDS encoding NADH-quinone oxidoreductase subunit J: protein MLGSAAVALLLRNLIHSALLLVASWAGVAAFYLWAGAEFVAFAQILVYVGAISMVVLFAVLLTRQGAEISRPVEADSRWRAFSAITVGACLAAVLGSAILSTKLPAATPAAPTLSVKDTGLELMNHHGAALLIVGLILTVALLGATVLAATDKPSKTEDAA from the coding sequence ATGCTCGGTTCCGCCGCCGTCGCCCTGCTGCTGCGCAACTTGATCCACAGCGCCCTGCTGCTCGTCGCCAGTTGGGCCGGCGTCGCCGCCTTTTACCTCTGGGCCGGCGCCGAGTTTGTGGCCTTTGCCCAAATCCTCGTCTACGTCGGCGCCATCTCGATGGTGGTGCTGTTTGCGGTGCTGCTCACCCGCCAGGGCGCGGAGATTTCCCGGCCGGTCGAGGCGGACTCCCGGTGGCGGGCGTTTTCGGCCATCACGGTGGGGGCCTGCCTCGCCGCTGTGCTCGGTTCGGCGATTCTGTCGACCAAGCTCCCCGCCGCCACACCCGCCGCGCCCACGCTTTCGGTTAAAGACACCGGCTTGGAGCTGATGAACCATCATGGGGCCGCGCTGCTCATCGTCGGGCTGATCCTGACCGTCGCGCTGCTCGGGGCCACGGTGCTCGCCGCCACCGATAAACCCTCAAAAACCGAGGACGCCGCATGA
- a CDS encoding 4Fe-4S binding protein has product MLGTGILNGLAVTAKNFLGSFHDPARLVTVEYPEQHIPVREAYRNFPFLVSESADDPMGTLRCVSCLTCEKECPPQCIVIVRSKDKKPDATGKAQFYPTTFNIDTSVCMGCQICVEVCPFDSIKMDKVFEITATNRFTELLLTREQLAKSNAYYHKIHPVEAAEVDARLAAERLAAEEKAKAAAAAKAAAAAAKPAAPAAPAVPAPQTPPPATP; this is encoded by the coding sequence ATGCTCGGCACCGGCATCCTCAACGGCCTCGCGGTCACCGCCAAAAACTTCCTCGGGAGTTTTCACGATCCCGCGCGCCTCGTCACCGTCGAATACCCCGAGCAGCACATTCCCGTGCGCGAGGCGTATCGGAATTTCCCCTTCCTCGTGAGCGAAAGCGCCGACGATCCCATGGGGACGTTGCGCTGCGTGTCTTGCCTGACCTGCGAAAAGGAATGCCCGCCCCAGTGCATCGTGATCGTGCGCAGCAAGGACAAGAAGCCCGATGCCACCGGCAAGGCCCAGTTCTACCCGACCACCTTTAACATCGATACCTCGGTGTGCATGGGCTGCCAGATCTGCGTGGAGGTCTGCCCGTTCGACTCGATCAAAATGGACAAGGTGTTTGAGATCACCGCGACCAACCGGTTCACCGAGCTGCTGCTGACCCGCGAGCAGTTGGCCAAGTCCAACGCCTACTATCACAAGATCCATCCGGTGGAGGCCGCCGAAGTCGATGCCCGCCTGGCCGCCGAACGACTCGCCGCCGAGGAAAAAGCCAAAGCTGCGGCCGCCGCCAAAGCCGCTGCCGCCGCGGCTAAACCCGCAGCCCCGGCAGCTCCCGCAGTTCCGGCGCCGCAAACTCCTCCTCCCGCCACCCCATGA
- a CDS encoding NADH-quinone oxidoreductase subunit B, which translates to MTDAEREELRRHGILLTSLEELYNWGRSNSIWPIQFGLACCAIEMIAAATARFDIARFGAEIFRPSPRQADLMIVSGTVTKKMAPLVVRLWNQMPEPKYCIAMGACAISGGPFKQGYSVLKGIDRFLPVDIYIPGCPPRPEALLNGLIKLQEKIKGEKLTGPNAARHVRADVNNEHPIPEYGAHDLVPSKNTALWSPPAPPTA; encoded by the coding sequence ATGACCGATGCCGAGCGCGAGGAGCTTCGCCGTCACGGCATTTTGTTAACTAGCCTCGAGGAGCTCTACAACTGGGGCCGCAGCAATTCCATCTGGCCTATCCAGTTCGGGCTGGCTTGTTGCGCCATCGAGATGATCGCCGCCGCCACCGCCCGCTTCGACATTGCACGCTTCGGCGCCGAGATTTTCCGCCCCTCGCCGCGCCAGGCCGACCTGATGATCGTCTCCGGCACCGTCACCAAAAAGATGGCCCCGCTGGTCGTGCGCCTCTGGAACCAAATGCCCGAGCCGAAATACTGCATCGCCATGGGTGCCTGCGCCATTTCCGGCGGCCCGTTCAAGCAGGGTTACAGCGTGCTCAAGGGCATCGACCGTTTTCTACCGGTGGACATCTACATCCCCGGCTGCCCGCCGCGCCCCGAAGCGTTGCTCAACGGCCTGATCAAGCTCCAGGAGAAGATCAAGGGCGAGAAGCTCACCGGCCCCAACGCCGCCCGCCACGTCCGCGCCGACGTTAACAACGAGCACCCGATTCCTGAATACGGCGCGCACGACCTCGTCCCCTCCAAGAACACCGCCCTCTGGTCGCCTCCCGCCCCGCCGACCGCCTGA
- a CDS encoding NADH-quinone oxidoreductase subunit C yields METVEQIRDRLLARFPAAAVAVVTNPGAAAEHALLLDATHAREIAEFLRDDPVLRLDYCSNVTGIDWPEKEITDTVKTTVADPAGGPAKVVETKTVRVEPGYFEAVYFLYSMAKKHGPVIVRLRTANRTDAVTLPSLTPVWRSCDFQEREIFDLFGIVFTGHPDLRRLLLWDEFVDHPMRKDYVEPDDYEWEPTAHGDVLARAQAHQAAVAAAAAAAPSAAMPVVNPTPSAS; encoded by the coding sequence ATGGAAACCGTCGAACAGATCCGCGACCGCCTTCTCGCCCGTTTCCCAGCGGCCGCGGTCGCCGTCGTCACCAACCCGGGCGCCGCCGCCGAACACGCGCTGTTGCTCGACGCCACCCACGCACGCGAGATCGCCGAATTCCTGCGCGACGACCCGGTGTTGCGGCTGGATTATTGCTCCAACGTCACCGGCATTGACTGGCCGGAAAAAGAGATCACCGACACCGTCAAGACCACCGTGGCCGATCCCGCCGGCGGCCCTGCCAAGGTGGTGGAAACCAAAACCGTGCGCGTTGAGCCGGGTTACTTCGAGGCGGTGTATTTCCTCTACTCGATGGCCAAAAAACACGGCCCGGTCATCGTGCGCCTGCGCACGGCAAACCGCACCGACGCGGTCACCCTGCCGTCGCTCACGCCGGTGTGGCGCTCGTGCGACTTCCAGGAGCGGGAGATTTTCGATCTTTTTGGCATCGTTTTTACCGGACACCCCGACCTGCGCCGCTTGCTGCTTTGGGACGAGTTTGTCGACCACCCGATGCGCAAAGACTACGTCGAACCCGACGACTACGAGTGGGAGCCCACCGCGCACGGCGACGTGCTCGCCCGCGCTCAGGCCCACCAAGCCGCCGTCGCCGCTGCGGCCGCCGCCGCGCCCTCCGCCGCCATGCCCGTGGTCAACCCCACGCCTTCCGCCTCATGA
- a CDS encoding adenylate/guanylate cyclase domain-containing protein has product MAYKKSILASASEDRLEKLIAERIKPDSDKKHIDARIWDLFGEEWCVMFTDLSGFSRNVAQFGVIHFLQTIAESHRLLIPIIEDHDGILLKTEGDSFLVIFRNPPKALTASIQMNKALATYNQNRTPEEHVLLGVGLGFGRVLRIGDSDVFGAEVNAASKLGEDTAKAYEILVTEAAYQALSTNANLGVSFELLAEAPTGFGKAYKVQFSRT; this is encoded by the coding sequence ATGGCCTATAAAAAATCGATTCTCGCGTCCGCCTCGGAAGACCGCCTGGAAAAGCTGATCGCCGAACGCATCAAGCCCGACTCGGATAAAAAACACATTGATGCGCGGATCTGGGATCTTTTTGGCGAGGAGTGGTGCGTCATGTTTACCGACTTGTCCGGGTTTTCGCGTAACGTCGCCCAATTCGGGGTGATCCACTTCCTGCAAACGATTGCCGAATCCCACCGCCTGCTGATTCCGATTATCGAGGACCACGACGGTATTCTGCTCAAAACCGAGGGCGACAGCTTTCTGGTGATTTTCCGCAACCCGCCTAAAGCACTCACGGCCTCCATTCAGATGAATAAAGCGCTGGCCACTTATAACCAAAACCGCACGCCCGAGGAGCACGTTTTACTGGGTGTGGGCCTGGGCTTCGGCCGGGTTTTGCGCATCGGCGACAGCGATGTCTTTGGGGCCGAAGTAAACGCCGCCTCCAAACTCGGCGAAGACACGGCCAAAGCCTATGAAATCCTGGTCACCGAGGCGGCCTACCAAGCGCTGTCGACCAACGCCAACCTCGGGGTGAGCTTTGAGTTGTTGGCTGAAGCTCCGACTGGTTTCGGCAAAGCCTACAAGGTGCAGTTTAGCCGGACATAA
- a CDS encoding NADH-quinone oxidoreductase subunit H yields the protein MSAVLASEPFLERAPIELRDAIVQLLPAPAQWLGHHLITILAVVLGFSLFFAFTTVAERKLLGRLQNRLGPNRAGVPKFSILPFHLRHKLFGLSQPFADAIKALTKEDIVPAAADKLLHFLAPVVVVAFSLMTFAVLPVGRHLIPVELDAALLYFFAAGCASELALFMAGWSSRNKYSLLAAMRALAQLISYELPLILSVVPIVLVTGTLSTVAIVQSQGVWSFGLLPHWFVFTPWGFAGFIIFLISTLAETNRSPFDLPEAESELVAGHLTEYSGFKYALFFMAEYFSLTALSGLGVTLFLGGWQAPAPFLEFIPSYLWFIGKLVGMLVFFIWIRGTLLRLRIDQLTRLSWQFLVPLALLNVGNAAFWSLTAHWSGPLNLVRWAISLALLVTPFLLLGRTLSAGYAPRTYRYAS from the coding sequence ATGAGCGCCGTCCTCGCCTCCGAACCGTTTCTGGAACGCGCCCCCATCGAGCTCCGCGATGCCATCGTTCAACTGCTGCCCGCCCCGGCGCAATGGCTTGGGCACCACCTGATCACGATCCTCGCCGTGGTTTTGGGGTTTAGCCTGTTTTTTGCCTTCACCACTGTCGCCGAACGCAAGCTGCTCGGCCGCCTGCAAAACCGTCTCGGGCCCAACCGCGCCGGCGTGCCCAAGTTTTCCATCCTGCCTTTTCACCTGCGCCACAAACTCTTCGGCCTGAGCCAGCCGTTTGCCGACGCGATCAAGGCGCTCACCAAGGAGGACATCGTGCCGGCCGCCGCCGATAAACTCCTTCACTTCCTCGCCCCTGTGGTGGTGGTGGCATTTTCGCTGATGACCTTCGCGGTGCTGCCCGTTGGCCGCCACCTGATCCCCGTCGAACTCGATGCGGCGTTACTGTATTTCTTTGCCGCCGGTTGCGCCTCTGAACTCGCGCTGTTCATGGCCGGCTGGTCGAGCCGCAACAAGTACTCCCTGCTCGCCGCGATGCGCGCCCTCGCCCAGCTGATCAGCTACGAGTTGCCGCTGATTCTCTCGGTGGTGCCTATCGTGCTGGTCACCGGTACGCTCTCCACCGTGGCCATCGTGCAAAGCCAGGGCGTGTGGTCCTTCGGTTTGTTGCCGCACTGGTTTGTTTTCACCCCGTGGGGTTTTGCCGGTTTTATCATTTTTCTCATCTCGACCCTGGCGGAAACCAACCGCTCGCCCTTCGACTTGCCTGAGGCCGAGAGCGAACTGGTCGCCGGCCACCTCACCGAATATTCGGGTTTCAAATACGCGCTGTTCTTCATGGCCGAGTATTTCAGCCTGACCGCCCTGAGCGGGCTGGGCGTGACCCTCTTTCTCGGCGGCTGGCAGGCCCCGGCTCCGTTCCTGGAGTTCATCCCGTCGTACCTTTGGTTCATCGGGAAACTCGTCGGCATGCTGGTGTTTTTCATCTGGATTCGCGGCACGCTGCTCCGGTTGCGCATCGACCAGCTCACCCGCCTGTCGTGGCAATTTCTGGTGCCGCTCGCCCTGCTCAACGTCGGCAACGCCGCGTTCTGGTCGCTCACCGCGCATTGGTCTGGGCCGCTTAACTTGGTCCGTTGGGCAATCTCCCTCGCCCTCCTGGTGACCCCCTTTCTGCTCCTTGGCCGCACACTTTCCGCCGGCTACGCGCCGCGCACCTACCGTTACGCGTCATGA
- the ndhC gene encoding NADH-quinone oxidoreductase subunit A has translation MNAHPYAFLALFLGVAIAFPLVLLGVAWLWVRFFQPAKPGPLKNSTYECGLAASGETWIQFKAHYYLYAILFLVFDVEVLFLLPCAVAFTGLSTGALVAMLVFILLLAEGLVWFWHRGHLEWK, from the coding sequence ATGAACGCCCACCCTTACGCCTTCCTCGCCCTGTTTCTGGGGGTCGCGATTGCCTTCCCTCTCGTGTTGCTCGGCGTGGCGTGGCTCTGGGTGCGCTTCTTCCAGCCGGCCAAGCCCGGCCCGCTGAAAAACTCCACCTACGAGTGCGGCCTGGCCGCTAGCGGCGAGACGTGGATCCAGTTCAAGGCCCACTACTACCTCTACGCCATTCTGTTTCTGGTTTTCGACGTCGAAGTCCTGTTCCTGTTGCCCTGCGCGGTGGCGTTCACCGGCCTGTCCACCGGAGCGTTGGTGGCCATGCTGGTCTTTATTCTTCTCCTCGCCGAGGGCCTCGTCTGGTTCTGGCACCGCGGTCACCTCGAATGGAAATGA